TAAGCGACCAGGTGATGGAAGCCATGGGCAGCTATCTCACCAACAAGTATGCTGAGGGTTATCCCGGCAAGCGTTACTATGGTGGTTGCCAGGTTGTTGACGAAGTTGAGAAACTGGCTATTGAGCGTGTCTGCAAGCTTTTCGATGCTGAGTATGCCAATGTGCAGCCTCACTCTGGTGCACAGGCCAATGCAGCCGTTCTGCTGGCTGTACTGAAACCTGGCGACACTTTCATGGGTCTGAACCTGGACCACGGAGGCCACCTTTCTCATGGTTCTCATGTCAACACGAGCGGCATTCTCTACAACCCCATTGGTTACAACCTGAACAAGGAAACGGGTCGTGTAGATTATGACGAGATGGAGCGCCTTGCTCTGGAACACAAGCCTAAGCTGATTATCGGTGGCGGTTCAGCCTATAGCCGCGAATGGGACTACAAGCGCATGCGCGAGATTGCCGACAAAGTTGGTGCCCTGCTGATGATTGATATGGCCCACCCCGCTGGACTCATCGCTGCAGGCCTGCTCGAAAACCCTGTAAAATATGCTCACATCGTGACTTCTACCACCCACAAGACCCTTCGCGGTCCTCGTGGCGGTATCATCTTGCTGGGTAAGGATTTCGACAATCCTTGTGGCTATACCACTCCAAAGGGTGAAATCAAGAAGATGTCCGCCCTCCTCAACTCTGCCGTATTCCCCGGTCAGCAGGGCGGTCCTCTGGAGCACGTTATCGCAGCCAAGGCAGTTGCATTCGGTGAGGCACTTCAGCCCGAGTTCAAAGAGTGGGCTAAGCAGGTTCAGAAGAATGCCAAGGTACTGGCCGATGAACTTATCAAGCGTGGCTTTAGCATTGTGAGCGGTGGTACCGACAACCACTCTATGCTGGTTGACCTTCGTTCTAAGTATCCCGATCTGACTGGCAAGGTAGCCGAGAACGCTCTTGTAGCTGCCGACATCACTGTCAACAAGAACATGGTACCCTTTGATAGCCGCAGTGCTTTCCAGACCTCTGGTATCCGTCTGGGTACACCAGCCATCACCACCCGTGGTGCCAAGGAAGACCTGATGATTCAGATTGCCGCTTGGATTGAGGAAGTACTCAACGATCCCACCAACGAAGAGGTTATCGCCAGTGTTCGTGCCCGTGTGAACGAAAAGATGAAGGAGTATCCTCTCTTCGCTTACTAAGCGACTAAGGCCCCTGAGTCATCACAGAGACAATAATAATCAGAGTATTCAGATTATTCAGAGTATTCAGAATATTCAGAGTATTCAGATTATTCAGATTACTCAGATTACTCAGATTACTCAGATTACTCAGAAATACCCCCAAAAAAGAAGCGACCTGCATTTTGCAGGTCGCTTCTTTTCTTATTTATACTCAAGTAGTTTAATCCTCTTCCTTCATCTCGGCCTCGTGCTCCTTGATCAGCTGCTGCTGAATATCGTTGGGCACCAGTTCGTAAGAAGCAAACTTCGTTGTGAACGATGCACGGCCTCCAGTGAGTGATGACAATGCGATTGAATAGTTCGACAGTTCCTTCAAAGGAATCTTTGCAGAAAGCTTCTGATAACCGGCCTCAGAATCCATACCCATAATGATGGCACGACGTCCCTGCAGGTCGCTCATCACGTCGCCCATATAGTCGGCCGGAACATAAACTTCCAGGTCGTAGATAGGCTCCAGCACCTTTGGTCCAGCCTCACGGAAGGCAGCCGAGAAGGCATTACGTGCAGCCAGCATAAACGACAGTTCGTTAGAGTCAACGGGGTGCATCTTACCATCATAAACAATAACACGCACATCACGAGCATACGAACCTGTCAGCGGACCCTGTTCCATACGTTCCATAATACCCTTCAGGATGGCAGGCATAAAGCGCATATCGATGGCACCGCCCACCACAGAGTTGATAAATACCAGTTTACCGCCCCATTCCAAGTCTTTTTCTTCCTTAGACTTGATGTTCATCTTGAACTCCTGTCCGTTGATGGTGAAGCTTGTAGGATCGGGCATTCCGTCAGCGTATGGCTCAACAATCAGGTGTACTTCACCAAACTGGCCTGCACCACCCGACTGCTTCTTATGGCGATAGTCAGCACGGGCCATCTTTGTGATCGTCTCACGATAAGGAATCTTCGGCTCGATATATTCAATATTGATTTTCTCGTTGTTCTCCATGCGCCATTTCAGTGTACGCAGGTGGAACTCACCCTGTCCGTGAACAATAATCTGACGCAACTCCTTCGACTGCTCTACTACCCATGTAGGATCCTCTTGGCGCATCTTAGTCAGTGCAGCCATCATCTTTTCTGTCTCAGCCTCGTTCACAGCCTTAATAGCACGTGAATACTTCGAGTTAGGATACTTAATGAAGTCATAGCGCCACTCGCAGTCTTTGCCGTTCAGGGCATTGCCAGTTTTCACATCCTTCAGTTTCACGGTACAGCCAATATCGCCAGCATTCAACTGATCAACAGGAATACGGTTAGCGCCTGCACAGGCATAGATCGTTCCGATACGCTCTTTAGAGCCACGATCAGCATTGGTCAGGTCGTCACCACTCTTCACCGATCCGCTCATCACCTTGAAGTAGCTCACCTCACCGATATGAGGCTCTACGCCCGTCTTGAAGAAATACAACGATGCAGGACCGTTTGTATCGGGAGTTACCTCTTCACCACGTGTATTGCGAACTTTTGGCATCTCGCTAACGAAAGGAACCACATTGCCCAAGAATTCCATCAGTCGGCGAACGCCCATATCCTTACCGGCACATACACAGAACACGGGGAAGATAGAGCGTGTTACCAAACCTTTACGGATACCCTCACGCATCTCGTCTTCAGTCAGGCTCTCGCTTTCAAAGAATTTCTCCATCAGCGTATCGTCGTTGGCAGCCGCAGCCTCAACCAAAGCAGCATGCAACTCCTTTGCCTTGTCCATTTCCTCTGCAGGGATAGCCTCGATGATAGGAGCACCACCTTCAGGCTTCCATGAGTATTTCTTCATCAGCAGCACGTCGATCACGGCATTAAAGCCAGGACCAGTAGCAATAGGATACTGTACAGGAACGCACTTGTCGCCATAAATCTCCTTCATGTTCGTCAACAATGCGTCAAAGTCACAGTTCTCTTTATCCAGCTGATTCACCAGGAAAATCACAGGTTTCTGCAGTTTGTCAGTATAGCGGAAAGCATTCTGCGTGCCCACTTCCGGTCCGTACTGTCCATTAATCAGGATTACGGCCTGGTCGGTAACGTTCAGTGCCGTAATAGCACCGCCCACGAAGTCATCTGATCCCGGGCAGTCAATAATATTCAGTTTCTTATTGTTCCATTCCACGTGGAAAACAGTTGAGAACACACTGTATCCATATTCCTGTTCCACAGGGAAATAGTCACTCATTGTGTTTTTACCTTCTACGGTACCGCGGCGCTTGATGATGCCTGCTTCGTAGACCATTGCTTCGGCAAGAGTAGTCTTGCCGCTACCCGCACTGCCAAGCAATGCAATGTTTTTAATCTCGTTTGTCTGGTAAACTTTCATTGTTTTATGGTTTTAAGTTAATAGGTTTTCGTTAACGGGCTCTAAAGTACTCATTTTATACTAAAACACCAAAGATAAAATGAAATAATTAAAAAAAATTTGCAATTTCGCTCAATCTCCCCTGTTAAACACGTTTTTCACTTCATTTATTTTGTGTTACACCTATTATTTATTACTTTTGCAACTACTAACTACCTAACTTCTTACATGAACGAAAGCACATATTCTTTCAACCATTGCCGACTGCTGCTTACTGCTGGCAGTCTTTTGGCTGGCCATATAGCAACCGCCCAGGATGCTACTGCTCAGGCCACACCCGAACGTCCTAACATCATTTTCATCCTGGCCGATGATATGGGCTATGGCGATTTGGCTTGCTATGGCAATCAGTATATCCAAACGCCCAATATCGACCGTCTGGCTCAAACGGGTACCACTTTCACGCAGGCTTATGCCGGAAGCGGCATCAGTTCGCCCTCACGTTGTGCCTTGATGACAGGAATGAATACAGGCAAGAGTCGCATTCGCGACAATCAGTGCTATGCAGGCGGCCTTACCGGATTGAAAATCAGTCCTAAGGGCGATACAACCATTGTACGCCGGGCCAACCTTTTGCCCGAAGACGTTACCTTAGGTACCGTTATGCGTGCTGCCGGCTATCGCACCTGCCTTGTCAACAAGTGGCACCTTGACGGTTACGATCCACAGGCAGCCCCCAACCATCGCGGTTTCGACGAGTTCTACGGATGGACCATTGCCACCGTTCATTCCAACGCTCCATACTACTATCCTTACTATCGTTTCTGTGGCGACAGTCTTATAAACATTCACGAGAATGCCAACGATGCCCACGTACGCCACAACACCGAAATCTCCACCGACGATGCCATTGCTTTCATTCATCGCAACAAAGAGAACCCCTTCTTCCTATTCCTTGCCTACGACGCGCCTCACGAGCCTTATACCATTGACGACACCTCTTGGTACGATGAGCATGGTGAATGGTCTATGAACACTAAGCGCTATGCCGCTCTTGTCACCCACATGGACTATAACATAGGCCGTCTCTTGGGTACCCTCGACAACTTAAACCTGCGAAAGAACACCCTCATCATCTTTGCTTCCGACAATGGCGCCGCCGTGATGGCTCCACTAAAAGAACTCAACTGCGGGGCCGGACTGAAAGGTCGCAAGGGGCAGCTATACGAAGGAGGTATCCGTGTACCTCTCATTGTCAACCAACCCGACCGTGTACCCGTTCGTCAGGTCCACGACCTTGTCTATTTCCCCGACTTCATGCCCACGTTGGCCCGCCTCGCAGGCTCTTCCGATGCTGTACCCTCCAATACAGATGGTGTCGATGTTTCGCCCCTTTTCTTTGGAAAAAACATCGACACCAGTCATCGTTATCTCTATTGGGAATTTCCTGGCAAGCAGCGCGCTCTCCGCTATGGGCCATGGAAGTGTGTCACGGTAAAGAGAGAGGCTCCGCTCGAACTCTATCATATCTCCGATG
The sequence above is a segment of the Prevotella sp. E9-3 genome. Coding sequences within it:
- the glyA gene encoding serine hydroxymethyltransferase, producing the protein MKRDNTVFELIEKEHQRQLKGIELIASENFVSDQVMEAMGSYLTNKYAEGYPGKRYYGGCQVVDEVEKLAIERVCKLFDAEYANVQPHSGAQANAAVLLAVLKPGDTFMGLNLDHGGHLSHGSHVNTSGILYNPIGYNLNKETGRVDYDEMERLALEHKPKLIIGGGSAYSREWDYKRMREIADKVGALLMIDMAHPAGLIAAGLLENPVKYAHIVTSTTHKTLRGPRGGIILLGKDFDNPCGYTTPKGEIKKMSALLNSAVFPGQQGGPLEHVIAAKAVAFGEALQPEFKEWAKQVQKNAKVLADELIKRGFSIVSGGTDNHSMLVDLRSKYPDLTGKVAENALVAADITVNKNMVPFDSRSAFQTSGIRLGTPAITTRGAKEDLMIQIAAWIEEVLNDPTNEEVIASVRARVNEKMKEYPLFAY
- a CDS encoding translation factor GTPase family protein, whose protein sequence is MKVYQTNEIKNIALLGSAGSGKTTLAEAMVYEAGIIKRRGTVEGKNTMSDYFPVEQEYGYSVFSTVFHVEWNNKKLNIIDCPGSDDFVGGAITALNVTDQAVILINGQYGPEVGTQNAFRYTDKLQKPVIFLVNQLDKENCDFDALLTNMKEIYGDKCVPVQYPIATGPGFNAVIDVLLMKKYSWKPEGGAPIIEAIPAEEMDKAKELHAALVEAAAANDDTLMEKFFESESLTEDEMREGIRKGLVTRSIFPVFCVCAGKDMGVRRLMEFLGNVVPFVSEMPKVRNTRGEEVTPDTNGPASLYFFKTGVEPHIGEVSYFKVMSGSVKSGDDLTNADRGSKERIGTIYACAGANRIPVDQLNAGDIGCTVKLKDVKTGNALNGKDCEWRYDFIKYPNSKYSRAIKAVNEAETEKMMAALTKMRQEDPTWVVEQSKELRQIIVHGQGEFHLRTLKWRMENNEKINIEYIEPKIPYRETITKMARADYRHKKQSGGAGQFGEVHLIVEPYADGMPDPTSFTINGQEFKMNIKSKEEKDLEWGGKLVFINSVVGGAIDMRFMPAILKGIMERMEQGPLTGSYARDVRVIVYDGKMHPVDSNELSFMLAARNAFSAAFREAGPKVLEPIYDLEVYVPADYMGDVMSDLQGRRAIIMGMDSEAGYQKLSAKIPLKELSNYSIALSSLTGGRASFTTKFASYELVPNDIQQQLIKEHEAEMKEED
- a CDS encoding sulfatase-like hydrolase/transferase, producing MNESTYSFNHCRLLLTAGSLLAGHIATAQDATAQATPERPNIIFILADDMGYGDLACYGNQYIQTPNIDRLAQTGTTFTQAYAGSGISSPSRCALMTGMNTGKSRIRDNQCYAGGLTGLKISPKGDTTIVRRANLLPEDVTLGTVMRAAGYRTCLVNKWHLDGYDPQAAPNHRGFDEFYGWTIATVHSNAPYYYPYYRFCGDSLINIHENANDAHVRHNTEISTDDAIAFIHRNKENPFFLFLAYDAPHEPYTIDDTSWYDEHGEWSMNTKRYAALVTHMDYNIGRLLGTLDNLNLRKNTLIIFASDNGAAVMAPLKELNCGAGLKGRKGQLYEGGIRVPLIVNQPDRVPVRQVHDLVYFPDFMPTLARLAGSSDAVPSNTDGVDVSPLFFGKNIDTSHRYLYWEFPGKQRALRYGPWKCVTVKREAPLELYHISDDPYEQHNLADSLPEKVKEFDLIMRRMHHPSPLYPTQF